A portion of the Candidatus Pristimantibacillus lignocellulolyticus genome contains these proteins:
- a CDS encoding GntR family transcriptional regulator, translating into MIVISLQLDSETPLYEQLRNQIVIGIATGDLEGQEKLPTVRQLAGDLGINTMTVNKAYSLLKQEGYIVIDRRHGAKVSPKVNDIDNLSVQLEEQMQLIIAQATIQGMDQSRFNALCSKIFATMTYQPS; encoded by the coding sequence ATGATTGTTATTTCATTGCAATTAGATAGCGAAACACCACTATACGAGCAACTGCGTAATCAAATTGTGATTGGAATTGCTACCGGTGATCTAGAAGGTCAGGAAAAATTACCAACTGTACGTCAGCTGGCGGGAGACCTAGGTATTAATACGATGACAGTTAATAAAGCCTACTCACTATTGAAACAAGAAGGCTATATTGTCATTGATCGACGACATGGTGCTAAAGTGAGTCCAAAAGTAAATGATATTGACAATCTCTCTGTACAGTTAGAGGAACAAATGCAATTAATTATTGCACAAGCGACAATACAAGGGATGGATCAATCTCGCTTTAATGCATTATGTTCTAAGATATTCGCCACGATGACTTACCAGCCTTCATAA
- a CDS encoding AAA family ATPase — translation MGDFQSCLQTMEQYLKARIPFISIRTSERSRALALIAQLSHKLNLGIGYHTLSQGMRDISTNRLLNEDRSVIGGLDFATQKIGQLQNQTYVFTEVQEIEDDTRMSRQLQDIVMLCTETGGSIVVITNNPIWSSLQRLGMSLTLSQPNEDEMLAIIKEQISPYRSEMYIEWGDAEERQAAAILAGISQIEAENVIATLLANGTIRKDNLKDLMYAKDRIFSDISGIERVIVKEDYQIGGLDGLKLWLEANQKLLTADLRERGIRPPRGLLLVGVPGCGKSLSAKAIASLWQLPLYRLDLSTIHGQYLGQSESRLKEALSTADHVSPCVLWIDEIEKGLAGAIGGGDGGTSTRLVGQFLYWLQESMARVFVVATANDVSKLPPELLRRGRFDELFFLDLPTAEEREEIIKIYVKRGLKQELSAELLQQLVKLSEGFAGADIEAAVRDVVKQAYVKGDESITEDTFINLFANVVPLSQTSPEQIESIRNWGKERAVPAGKANSDVSIQHNVNRIGGRKVIV, via the coding sequence ATGGGAGACTTTCAATCTTGTTTGCAAACGATGGAGCAATATTTAAAGGCTAGAATTCCTTTTATTTCGATTCGTACATCAGAGCGTTCTAGAGCATTAGCTTTAATTGCTCAATTATCACATAAATTAAATTTAGGAATTGGTTATCATACGCTGTCTCAAGGTATGAGAGATATAAGCACTAATAGATTACTTAATGAAGATCGTTCAGTAATCGGGGGATTAGACTTTGCAACACAAAAAATAGGTCAATTACAAAATCAAACGTATGTATTTACTGAAGTACAAGAAATTGAAGACGATACACGAATGTCTAGACAATTGCAGGATATCGTAATGCTATGCACCGAAACAGGGGGATCAATAGTCGTCATTACCAATAACCCTATATGGAGTTCCCTGCAACGATTAGGTATGTCACTAACATTGTCTCAGCCAAATGAAGATGAGATGCTAGCAATAATTAAAGAGCAGATTTCACCATATCGGAGTGAAATGTATATTGAATGGGGCGATGCAGAAGAACGTCAAGCTGCTGCAATATTAGCGGGAATAAGTCAGATTGAAGCAGAAAATGTAATTGCTACCCTTCTTGCAAATGGAACTATTCGCAAAGATAATTTGAAAGATCTTATGTATGCTAAGGATCGGATTTTTTCAGATATATCTGGTATTGAACGTGTGATTGTGAAAGAGGATTATCAGATTGGTGGGCTAGATGGCTTAAAATTATGGTTAGAAGCTAATCAAAAACTTCTTACTGCCGATCTTCGCGAGCGTGGAATTCGTCCACCACGTGGACTTTTACTTGTGGGGGTACCTGGTTGCGGGAAATCACTCTCGGCTAAAGCGATAGCGTCATTATGGCAATTGCCGCTTTACCGTTTAGATTTATCGACGATACATGGTCAGTATTTGGGACAAAGTGAAAGTAGACTTAAAGAAGCATTGTCAACGGCGGATCACGTTTCACCATGTGTATTATGGATTGATGAGATTGAGAAAGGTTTGGCTGGCGCAATTGGCGGTGGTGATGGTGGAACTTCAACCCGCTTAGTTGGACAATTTTTATATTGGCTTCAAGAGAGTATGGCTCGTGTTTTTGTTGTTGCAACTGCTAATGACGTTTCGAAATTACCTCCTGAATTGTTAAGACGTGGACGATTTGATGAATTATTTTTCTTAGATTTGCCTACTGCGGAAGAACGCGAAGAAATTATTAAAATCTATGTGAAGCGTGGATTGAAGCAAGAATTATCAGCTGAATTATTACAACAGTTAGTCAAGTTGTCTGAAGGATTTGCAGGGGCGGATATTGAGGCTGCTGTAAGAGATGTAGTCAAGCAAGCTTATGTAAAGGGTGATGAGTCTATCACGGAAGATACATTTATTAATCTCTTTGCTAATGTGGTTCCGTTATCTCAAACTAGTCCAGAGCAGATTGAATCGATTAGAAATTGGGGTAAAGAGCGTGCAGTTCCTGCGGGTAAGGCAAATTCGGATGTATCCATACAACACAATGTAAATCGAATTGGTGGAAGAAAAGTTATAGTATAA
- a CDS encoding LacI family transcriptional regulator produces the protein MNIKTIAEMAGVSISTVSKIINNYDDVSQKTKEKVLEIMKQTGYAPSNSAKTLATKKSNLIGVVFAGELNIDFTHPFFVEVLNSFKKQMGILGYDLLFFSNVKFHAEGDYVARCKHFQVDGCIVIAGQEVEAAIYELDQSNIPCIGVDLVLEGQHSGYIMSDNYKASSKVVEHFYLMGYRELGFIGSDYSEISNSRKMGYIDAIKGFGLPLKEEWFDNGEDFFEDSGFRAMETMIQSGSLPRAIFAASDLLAIGAIRALQKNGLRIPEDVAIVGCDDISVCQYTTPTITTVRQNKERLGKLAAHMLFDIINKQAMASSVLLESELTVRESCGSLLESQIIAKGTQRGRGIR, from the coding sequence ATTAATATTAAGACAATCGCTGAGATGGCCGGTGTCTCTATATCGACTGTCTCCAAAATTATTAATAATTACGATGATGTTTCTCAAAAGACTAAAGAAAAAGTTCTCGAAATTATGAAACAAACAGGTTACGCCCCATCTAATTCTGCTAAAACTTTAGCAACTAAAAAATCGAATTTAATTGGAGTAGTGTTCGCGGGCGAGTTGAATATTGATTTTACCCATCCCTTTTTTGTTGAAGTTCTTAACTCCTTCAAGAAACAGATGGGTATATTAGGGTATGACCTTTTATTCTTCTCTAATGTTAAGTTTCATGCAGAAGGTGATTATGTAGCACGTTGTAAACATTTCCAAGTTGATGGTTGTATCGTTATTGCAGGTCAAGAGGTGGAGGCAGCTATTTATGAGCTTGATCAAAGCAATATTCCTTGCATTGGGGTAGATTTAGTGCTGGAAGGTCAACATTCTGGCTACATTATGAGTGATAATTATAAAGCTTCATCGAAAGTCGTTGAGCATTTTTACTTAATGGGTTATCGAGAGTTAGGCTTTATCGGTTCTGACTATTCTGAAATATCAAATTCAAGAAAAATGGGCTATATTGATGCGATAAAAGGCTTTGGTCTGCCTCTGAAAGAAGAGTGGTTTGACAATGGGGAAGATTTCTTCGAAGATAGTGGATTCCGAGCAATGGAAACGATGATTCAATCAGGAAGCTTGCCACGAGCCATATTTGCAGCTTCTGATTTACTTGCAATTGGCGCTATTAGAGCTTTGCAAAAGAACGGGCTTCGTATTCCGGAAGATGTCGCTATTGTTGGCTGTGATGATATCTCTGTCTGTCAATATACAACCCCTACGATTACAACGGTACGCCAAAATAAAGAAAGATTAGGCAAGCTTGCCGCTCATATGCTATTCGATATTATCAATAAGCAAGCAATGGCTAGCTCTGTTCTGTTGGAATCTGAATTAACTGTTCGTGAGTCATGCGGCAGTTTGCTAGAATCACAGATTATAGCAAAAGGAACCCAAAGAGGCCGGGGAATCCGTTAA
- a CDS encoding DUF5808 domain-containing protein — MLTVIFSVTAIICYIALVVTYKPQATYKNGMLFAITLPSHAMEHEEIQSIRARFNKQFKKASLWMAVCYIPFVLLHYLMSYQFIYFFVWITVFFFVMVIPFRRAFRDTLALKREHDWFVGMKRVIQSDLRVAHLKNQQSASLWLFTIPFAMAIGTMLWAIAEDIEFIGVAFVGLIITSLFLIISLLMRGSKGKVYSENSEVNVALNQARRRSISYLWLSMAIVENIHVIFIYLWLLNDNEDMTGVWLIILLLFTVVPIGLIYYTYRNIGALEQEVLAQDGKVIYTDDDEYWANGFTYHNPNDRSILVPKRIGIGETINTGTVVGKFSMWGTVGLTAVLIVGVSFMLIRSELTSPVLTVTADHKIEIDYPMYSFDFNLTDIEEITLVNEVPSGMKSNGEATSDYARGHFKLKEIGKTRLYIFKNNPPYIRIKLDDVYIFYNEKDPLLTKELFDQLKSYSE; from the coding sequence ATGTTAACTGTGATTTTTTCAGTCACAGCGATCATTTGTTACATTGCGTTAGTAGTAACCTATAAGCCTCAGGCTACTTATAAAAATGGGATGCTATTTGCAATCACTTTACCATCTCATGCGATGGAGCATGAGGAAATACAAAGCATCCGAGCTCGATTTAACAAACAGTTTAAGAAAGCTAGCTTATGGATGGCTGTATGTTATATTCCATTTGTATTACTCCATTACTTAATGTCCTATCAATTTATTTATTTTTTCGTATGGATAACCGTGTTTTTCTTCGTGATGGTTATTCCGTTTCGTCGAGCTTTCCGTGATACATTAGCACTGAAACGTGAACATGATTGGTTTGTTGGTATGAAGCGAGTCATTCAAAGCGATTTGCGTGTAGCACATTTGAAAAATCAGCAATCAGCTTCGTTGTGGTTATTCACTATTCCATTCGCAATGGCGATTGGAACGATGTTATGGGCTATCGCAGAAGATATTGAATTTATCGGCGTTGCCTTTGTAGGCTTAATAATTACAAGTCTTTTCTTGATCATCTCGCTCTTAATGCGTGGAAGTAAAGGGAAAGTATATAGTGAGAATAGTGAAGTGAATGTAGCGCTTAATCAAGCAAGACGTAGATCGATATCTTACTTATGGTTGTCTATGGCTATCGTAGAGAACATTCATGTTATTTTCATATATTTATGGTTACTGAATGATAACGAAGACATGACTGGCGTATGGCTTATAATTCTATTGTTGTTTACTGTCGTTCCAATCGGACTTATTTATTATACATATCGCAATATTGGTGCTCTAGAGCAAGAAGTGTTAGCACAAGACGGGAAAGTCATTTACACGGACGATGATGAATATTGGGCAAATGGTTTCACCTACCACAATCCTAATGATAGAAGTATACTTGTGCCGAAGCGTATTGGCATAGGAGAGACGATCAATACAGGGACTGTAGTTGGAAAGTTTTCGATGTGGGGAACTGTCGGTTTAACAGCAGTACTCATTGTAGGAGTATCATTTATGTTAATTCGATCTGAGTTGACATCGCCAGTCTTAACGGTTACAGCAGATCACAAGATTGAGATAGATTATCCGATGTATTCCTTTGATTTTAACCTCACTGACATTGAAGAAATTACATTAGTTAATGAAGTTCCCTCAGGCATGAAGTCGAATGGAGAGGCAACATCTGACTATGCGCGTGGACATTTCAAGTTGAAAGAAATAGGGAAGACAAGACTATACATCTTCAAAAACAATCCTCCATATATCAGAATTAAGTTAGACGATGTGTATATCTTCTATAATGAAAAGGATCCATTGTTAACTAAAGAATTGTTCGACCAATTGAAAAGTTATAGTGAATAA
- a CDS encoding ABC transporter substrate-binding protein — MKKLQKLWLPLIALMLIVSACGKTTEPGNTATPSNNNSGVTDSATKSEADLAFEKGKYDPPIEISTIIMPIEYTKGETKDNNVHDRWMLETLGMKHKDTWYPAGSDQYKQQLQLALTSGEKLPDFVQVPTDSVLTDQLIDSGQFMPIDELFEKYANDTWKGHAEQNPELWYPFTKDGKKWNLPILEYTDNDDTLLWLREDWMTKLNLQEPKTIADLEIIMDKFKNENPDGLAAKDVYPLAISLKNNTNTWMGGLDWLFGAYGSVQEQWNKTADGNLEYGSVNPGVKQALAKLQEWMEKGYIHPDAALWDEGKSAEIWTKGNAGILPGANWVPDWPAGDLINNVPGSVYKAYPVPAGPDGLIGTKWQNSGVNSSFMINKDAKHPEAIILYYNYLLDNLADPAVGSPYEHGFAQGYDWDIVDGEPTKDKEKIPDFFDKFPFITGPARIPNLYMSSLVKLANGEPAETPYEKQQAQFRKPENWYAAKVVMSQIDIRKQNYFTGAATPTMIEKWNLLRQSELETFNKIIYGKLPVDAFDEFVAKWMENGGEQVTKEVNEWFQSVSQ; from the coding sequence ATGAAAAAACTACAGAAACTATGGTTGCCACTTATTGCGCTAATGCTAATTGTATCAGCTTGTGGTAAAACTACTGAGCCAGGTAATACGGCTACACCGAGTAACAACAATTCAGGAGTAACAGATTCAGCTACAAAATCAGAAGCTGATCTTGCTTTCGAAAAAGGTAAATACGATCCACCGATTGAAATTAGTACGATCATTATGCCAATTGAATACACTAAAGGTGAAACAAAAGATAATAATGTTCATGACCGTTGGATGTTAGAGACTTTAGGTATGAAACATAAAGATACATGGTACCCAGCTGGTTCCGATCAGTATAAGCAACAACTTCAACTTGCACTTACTTCAGGTGAAAAACTACCTGATTTCGTACAGGTACCTACTGATTCCGTACTAACAGATCAGCTTATTGATTCTGGACAGTTCATGCCAATCGATGAATTATTCGAGAAATATGCCAATGATACTTGGAAGGGTCATGCCGAGCAGAATCCTGAGTTATGGTATCCGTTTACAAAGGACGGTAAAAAGTGGAACCTTCCGATTTTGGAATATACAGACAACGATGATACACTTCTATGGCTTCGTGAAGATTGGATGACTAAACTAAACCTTCAAGAACCAAAAACAATCGCAGATTTAGAAATCATTATGGATAAATTCAAAAATGAAAATCCTGATGGATTAGCTGCAAAAGATGTATACCCACTTGCTATCTCATTGAAAAACAATACAAATACTTGGATGGGCGGACTTGACTGGTTATTCGGTGCATACGGCTCTGTACAAGAACAATGGAATAAAACTGCAGATGGAAACCTGGAGTACGGTTCTGTAAATCCGGGCGTTAAGCAAGCTCTAGCTAAATTACAAGAGTGGATGGAAAAAGGTTATATTCACCCCGATGCTGCACTATGGGATGAAGGTAAATCTGCTGAGATTTGGACAAAAGGAAATGCTGGTATCTTGCCAGGTGCAAACTGGGTACCTGACTGGCCGGCTGGTGATTTAATTAATAACGTACCAGGTTCAGTATACAAAGCTTACCCTGTACCTGCAGGTCCAGATGGTTTAATCGGGACGAAATGGCAAAATTCAGGCGTTAATAGTAGCTTTATGATTAACAAAGATGCAAAACATCCAGAAGCTATCATTCTATATTACAACTATCTACTTGATAACCTAGCTGATCCAGCTGTTGGTAGTCCTTATGAGCATGGTTTTGCTCAAGGTTATGATTGGGATATCGTAGATGGCGAACCTACTAAAGATAAAGAAAAAATTCCAGATTTCTTTGACAAGTTCCCATTCATTACAGGTCCTGCACGTATTCCAAACCTGTATATGTCTTCATTAGTTAAACTAGCAAACGGTGAACCGGCTGAAACGCCTTATGAGAAGCAACAAGCTCAATTCCGTAAACCTGAAAACTGGTATGCTGCTAAAGTTGTAATGTCACAAATAGACATTCGTAAACAAAACTACTTTACAGGTGCTGCAACTCCAACAATGATTGAGAAATGGAATCTGTTACGTCAATCTGAGTTAGAGACTTTCAACAAAATTATTTATGGTAAATTGCCTGTCGATGCCTTTGATGAGTTCGTTGCAAAATGGATGGAAAATGGCGGAGAGCAAGTTACGAAAGAAGTTAATGAATGGTTCCAATCTGTATCACAATAA
- a CDS encoding histidine kinase codes for MRSGRDINIFKKIFGSNMSLFAKTNALIIILFIPVIILFTYSNGISSNAIVKELKASNIKQLSFLSSQIESRISQTMDFMTTFSRDPNVRKFNGINLWDDRYDRMQTRYAIQEKMVLQSGVMNIWPVEFTVYSELNKEGISNTSTMVNYDEEYLKRNITGRWIYGDGQELDKNVKKAFHLFYSDSFGENDALDKSNLVIKSSFYPENIQNILDTYKEGGQGDPIFYVKGEAPILNRSADPELINKLVQFLDKQTLESSMQEVVVLDKQSYLISAVESSSLGWLLVDIVPLDQILGPISFSRNLFYFAMGLILIVGISLSVLLYRNIQSPIRKLIHGLQRVQRGDFSVRISSNVNNEFAFLFYRFNDMSQQIQELIDNVLDEKLRAREATLKQLQAQINPHFLYNCIGYMINMAQLKDEEAVVSMGHNLSAYYRYMTRLERPTASLHEEVQLIINYLDIQKLRNGRIHYHIDIPEEMLRGQIPRLMLQPIVENAVIHGVGKTYSSGEIRIKGVMSEGYCKLYVDDDGPGMTEEQYMQLNRSMKQPLQDKTGYGFWNTNQRLIHQFGESSQLLFSKSDIGGFRTEMTWELPPIVDQPQQSYQKGEQ; via the coding sequence TTGAGATCAGGCAGAGACATAAACATATTTAAGAAAATCTTTGGTTCTAATATGAGTTTGTTTGCGAAGACGAATGCACTTATTATCATTTTATTTATTCCTGTCATTATCTTGTTTACCTATTCTAATGGGATATCATCAAATGCCATTGTAAAGGAACTTAAAGCTTCAAACATTAAACAGCTTTCCTTTCTCTCTAGTCAGATCGAATCACGAATAAGTCAAACAATGGATTTTATGACAACGTTTTCACGTGATCCTAACGTTCGTAAATTTAATGGTATTAACTTATGGGATGATCGTTATGATCGAATGCAGACGAGATATGCGATTCAAGAAAAGATGGTGTTGCAATCAGGAGTTATGAATATATGGCCGGTAGAATTCACTGTCTATTCAGAATTGAACAAAGAAGGAATTTCTAATACAAGTACGATGGTAAACTACGATGAAGAGTACTTAAAAAGAAATATTACAGGTAGGTGGATCTACGGAGACGGTCAAGAGCTAGATAAAAATGTTAAAAAAGCTTTTCATTTGTTTTATAGCGATTCTTTTGGTGAAAATGATGCGCTTGACAAGAGTAATCTCGTTATCAAATCTAGCTTTTACCCTGAGAATATTCAAAATATTTTAGACACCTATAAAGAAGGTGGACAAGGAGATCCAATCTTCTATGTTAAAGGAGAAGCACCGATTCTTAACCGTAGTGCTGATCCCGAACTAATTAATAAGCTTGTCCAGTTTCTAGATAAACAAACTTTGGAAAGTTCTATGCAAGAAGTTGTTGTATTGGATAAGCAGTCATACTTGATCAGTGCTGTGGAGTCTTCATCACTCGGCTGGCTTCTAGTAGATATTGTACCGCTTGATCAAATATTAGGACCGATATCATTTAGCCGAAATTTGTTCTACTTTGCGATGGGGTTGATCTTGATTGTTGGTATATCTTTGTCTGTTCTACTCTATCGAAATATTCAGAGTCCAATTCGCAAACTTATTCATGGGCTGCAACGTGTACAACGCGGAGATTTTTCTGTGCGGATCAGTTCTAACGTCAATAACGAATTTGCTTTCCTATTTTATCGTTTCAATGATATGTCACAACAAATTCAAGAGCTAATCGACAATGTATTGGACGAGAAGTTAAGAGCTAGAGAAGCGACCTTAAAACAACTGCAAGCACAAATTAATCCTCACTTCTTATACAACTGTATTGGGTATATGATTAATATGGCTCAATTAAAGGATGAAGAAGCCGTCGTTTCCATGGGACATAATTTAAGTGCTTATTATCGGTATATGACACGTTTGGAACGTCCAACAGCATCTTTGCATGAGGAAGTTCAACTTATTATTAATTATTTAGATATTCAGAAGCTGCGTAATGGCAGAATTCATTATCATATTGATATTCCAGAGGAAATGCTCAGGGGGCAGATCCCTCGTCTGATGCTTCAGCCGATCGTAGAGAATGCAGTTATTCACGGGGTTGGTAAAACATATTCTTCAGGTGAAATTCGCATAAAAGGTGTAATGTCAGAAGGCTATTGCAAGCTTTATGTAGATGACGATGGGCCCGGTATGACAGAAGAGCAATATATGCAACTCAATCGATCCATGAAACAACCGTTACAGGATAAGACCGGATATGGCTTCTGGAATACCAATCAAAGGCTTATCCATCAATTTGGCGAAAGCTCACAACTACTATTCTCAAAATCAGATATTGGGGGATTTAGGACGGAAATGACTTGGGAACTTCCTCCTATCGTTGATCAACCTCAACAATCCTACCAAAAAGGAGAACAATAA
- a CDS encoding amino acid permease, with the protein MTNQQLKRDLKSRHVQLIAIGGTIGTGLFLGAGKSIQLAGPSIIFSFLLIGITLFFVMRALGELLLSDSGYTSFNEFASEYIGPWAGFVTGWTYWFCWIMTAMADIIAVGVYMQYWFDIPQWIPALLCLVILLFLNLLTVKLFGELEFWFSIIKVITIIGLIVVGIILIIVGFNTNYGPVSLMNLTQYGGMFPNGMTGFLLSLQLVVFSFVGIELVGVTAAETENPQKNIPSAINKIPIRILLFYVGAIIVIMSITPWMQFSAASSPFVEVFALVGIPAAAGIINFVVLTSAASAGNSGLFSTSRSLYTLSKNKDAPAKLAKLNKKSVPSRALIVSTIVVSIGALLSKLVPEQAFTIVTTISAICFIWVWSIIIISHIRYVKKRPDLREKSTFRAPLTPFINYLILAIFVGILLVMLWAEATRVALLLTPIWFILLLIFYRYMKKTNTK; encoded by the coding sequence ATGACCAATCAACAACTAAAACGCGATCTCAAAAGTCGCCATGTCCAGCTTATTGCGATTGGTGGCACGATAGGCACTGGTTTATTTCTCGGGGCAGGTAAATCGATACAATTAGCAGGACCATCAATTATCTTTTCCTTTTTACTAATCGGAATTACCTTATTTTTTGTAATGCGTGCTTTAGGAGAATTATTGTTATCCGATTCTGGATACACATCTTTTAATGAGTTTGCCTCTGAATATATCGGACCTTGGGCTGGCTTTGTTACTGGCTGGACCTATTGGTTTTGTTGGATTATGACCGCTATGGCTGATATTATTGCTGTCGGTGTATATATGCAATATTGGTTTGATATACCACAATGGATACCTGCACTATTATGCCTTGTTATATTGTTATTTTTAAATCTATTAACTGTTAAATTATTTGGTGAGCTTGAGTTTTGGTTCTCTATCATTAAAGTTATTACGATTATTGGTTTAATTGTAGTCGGAATAATACTAATCATCGTAGGCTTTAATACAAATTATGGACCAGTCTCCCTTATGAATCTGACGCAGTACGGCGGAATGTTTCCAAATGGTATGACGGGTTTCCTATTATCATTACAGCTAGTTGTTTTCTCATTTGTAGGGATCGAATTAGTTGGCGTAACTGCAGCAGAAACCGAAAATCCACAAAAAAATATTCCTTCTGCTATTAATAAAATTCCAATTCGTATTCTACTCTTTTATGTAGGTGCCATCATAGTAATTATGTCTATTACTCCTTGGATGCAGTTCAGTGCTGCAAGTAGCCCATTCGTTGAAGTATTTGCACTTGTCGGTATTCCAGCAGCTGCCGGAATTATTAACTTTGTTGTACTCACTTCAGCCGCTTCAGCAGGTAACAGTGGATTATTTTCAACTAGTCGTAGTCTATATACGTTAAGTAAAAACAAAGATGCCCCCGCAAAACTTGCTAAGCTTAATAAAAAGTCTGTACCTAGTCGTGCACTAATCGTCTCTACCATCGTAGTTTCTATAGGTGCGTTATTAAGTAAGCTAGTACCTGAGCAGGCGTTTACAATTGTAACAACAATAAGTGCTATTTGCTTTATATGGGTATGGAGCATCATCATAATTTCGCATATTCGTTATGTAAAAAAACGTCCGGATTTACGAGAAAAATCTACGTTCAGAGCTCCTTTAACGCCGTTTATTAACTATTTAATTCTAGCAATTTTTGTGGGAATTCTACTGGTAATGCTTTGGGCAGAAGCTACTCGTGTAGCGCTACTCTTGACCCCTATCTGGTTTATCCTATTATTAATTTTCTATCGATATATGAAGAAGACAAACACAAAGTAA
- a CDS encoding response regulator gives MQMIIVDDEAHWVDNLSMNKPWHTLGIEVVHKAYSAQEALQIIDTYPIDIVISDVLMPEMTGLELIEKIRARDNKIKCIILSGYSDFEYTKVALQNQAVDYLLKPPTDNDLLGAVKSAIDQLHIEWGNVNSYERMEKILRENLPRLQGQCLQSALRGERISNEEWERKLESYNLPFRFDNSILMLVRMEEEFGQYRNNGQHLLEYAIFNIAEEILSEFANVWGVKEEHGYLAILIQFKIEYQHDGKEINIEKLAMQLQSKVKQFLKGSLSIVMTDPFLFPEQLSDKYTHALAYFRQIVGDEKDFVMRASDLHQHTSSGVLDVIHAPPLLKNLLEAGRWESAEDKLKQVFSELDAKWADSWEHCLEAGYIIASSFTHYCHRNGHTLEGLLGKDFELLQSGEIFNSISKLRNWSFDSLSKLQEKASDDVKDIRSIYVKKTQKFVEMNLHHDVSLRALADHVNLHPTHLSKLYKYETGEGVSEFVSRLRMETACHKLKTTDKKVYEISAEIGYLDPAYFIKVFKRQFGKTPQEFREEH, from the coding sequence ATGCAAATGATCATCGTCGATGACGAAGCTCACTGGGTAGACAACTTATCTATGAATAAACCATGGCATACACTAGGCATTGAAGTCGTTCATAAAGCTTACTCTGCACAAGAGGCATTACAAATTATCGATACTTATCCAATAGATATCGTTATTTCAGACGTCCTGATGCCTGAGATGACAGGACTAGAGCTTATCGAGAAAATAAGAGCGCGCGACAATAAGATTAAATGCATTATTTTATCGGGATATTCCGATTTTGAATATACGAAAGTAGCATTGCAAAATCAAGCAGTAGATTATTTACTGAAACCACCAACCGACAATGACTTGCTTGGAGCAGTGAAATCTGCGATAGATCAGCTTCATATAGAATGGGGAAACGTAAACTCCTATGAACGGATGGAAAAAATACTGAGAGAAAACCTTCCACGTTTACAAGGTCAATGTTTGCAAAGTGCATTGCGTGGAGAGCGAATTTCTAACGAAGAATGGGAACGAAAGCTAGAAAGCTATAACTTGCCCTTCCGCTTCGATAACAGCATACTAATGCTTGTCCGCATGGAAGAAGAGTTCGGACAGTATCGTAATAACGGGCAACATCTATTAGAGTACGCTATTTTTAATATTGCAGAAGAAATATTGTCCGAATTTGCAAATGTATGGGGAGTAAAAGAAGAACATGGATATCTAGCGATATTGATTCAATTTAAGATTGAATATCAACACGATGGGAAAGAAATAAATATAGAAAAATTAGCAATGCAACTTCAATCAAAGGTAAAACAGTTTTTAAAAGGTTCTCTGTCTATCGTCATGACAGATCCCTTCCTATTCCCTGAACAATTATCAGATAAATATACTCATGCACTAGCTTACTTTAGACAAATTGTCGGTGATGAAAAAGATTTTGTAATGCGGGCAAGTGACTTACATCAACATACATCTAGTGGTGTTCTAGACGTCATCCATGCTCCTCCCTTGTTGAAAAACTTATTAGAAGCGGGACGCTGGGAGTCAGCAGAGGATAAATTAAAACAAGTATTTTCTGAGTTAGATGCAAAATGGGCAGATTCCTGGGAGCATTGTCTAGAAGCTGGCTATATTATCGCTTCGTCCTTTACCCATTATTGTCATCGTAATGGTCATACGCTAGAAGGATTATTGGGTAAAGATTTTGAACTTTTGCAATCTGGAGAAATATTCAACTCGATCAGTAAGCTTCGCAACTGGTCTTTCGACTCACTAAGTAAATTACAAGAGAAAGCATCCGACGATGTTAAAGATATTCGCTCTATCTACGTCAAAAAAACGCAAAAGTTTGTTGAGATGAACTTACATCATGATGTTTCGCTACGAGCACTAGCTGATCATGTAAATCTCCATCCAACTCATCTTTCTAAGTTGTATAAATACGAAACTGGAGAAGGCGTAAGTGAGTTCGTATCTAGACTGCGAATGGAGACTGCATGCCACAAGTTGAAGACAACAGATAAAAAAGTATATGAGATTAGTGCAGAGATAGGATATTTGGATCCAGCCTATTTTATCAAAGTATTTAAGCGACAATTTGGCAAAACACCGCAAGAATTTAGAGAAGAACATTAA